DNA from Agathobaculum sp. NTUH-O15-33:
TCGTCACCGCGGTCGAGACCGTGGGCGACATCTCGGGCGTGACCGAGGGCGGCATGGGCCGCGAGGCGACCGACAAGGAGCTTTCCGGCGGCATCGTGTGCGACGGCCTCGGCTCCTCGTTCGCGGCGCTGTTCGGCGTGCTGCCGAACACCTCGTTCAGCCAGAACGTCGGCCTTGTCACCATGACCAAGATCGTCAACCGCTTCGCGCTCGCGTGCGGCGCGGTATTCCTCATCCTGTGCGGCCTGTTCCCGAAGCTTGCGGCCGTCATCTCCATCATGCCGCAGAGCGTTTTAGGCGGCGCGGCGGTCATCATGTTCGCCTCCATTGTAATGAGCGGTATTCAGCTCATCACCAAGGAGCCGCTGACCGCCCGCAGCATTTCAATCGTATCGGTCGCGCTCGGCCTAGGCTACGGCCTTGGCGCGAACGGCGCGGCGCTTTCCGGCCTGCCGCAGACCGTGCAGCTCGTTTTCGGCGGTTCGGGCATCGTTCCGGCGGCGTTCGTCGCGATCATCCTGAACATCCTGCTTCCGAAGGACGAGAAAAAGGAAGCGTAACGTTTCAATACAAAACCGCGCCGCATGCGAAATGCGGCGCGGTTTTTTGTATGGTTGGAGGCTCGCTGGCGCTCGCGATTTGATGCGCGGCGGTAGCCGCGGGGGACGAACGCGCCGCCCGGCGCGGGGGCGAACACCCGAGCGAAGTGCATGATTTGGGCTTCCCCCGACGAGGGGAAGCTGGCACGGCGAAGCCGTGACTGAAGGGGGGCGTAAGGGTGGGCGGCCATGAGATGCGTGGCGCGGCGGTTCGCTATTTTTGGTGGCTCGCTGCGCTCGCGATGAAATGCGCGGCAGTAGCCGCGAGGGAACGTCGCGCCGCCCGGCGCGGGGGCCAAGGGGAAGGGAACACCTTACGGTTTTCCCTTCCCCTTGGAACTCCATTCTTTTCCCTTCTCCTGTATGGGGGCGGCACGAGCCGCCCTTTTGTCATATAAACAATTTGTCGCGGTGCCGGATCGGGTGCCGGGGGATTCAGTGGACAGGTTGCTCCGCTCGGCCGGATCGGCCAAGTTTGGCGCGCCCACATTTGCTGGCGCTTCGCTTAATCGGTGGTTCGCTTCGCTCACGATTTGATGCGCGGCGGTAGCCGCGAGCGGCGGCGTGAGTCACGCCGCCCTACGACAGCCTTGTGCATCCCGCTTGTAGGGCGGAGTGACCCACTCCGCCGCTCGGTATGCCAAACTACAGTTGCTCCAATGCACTGCGCACCATAGCGGTCACAATTTGAATTTGAACAGGCGTTGCGCTCTGCCATAGATCCGAAAGTACGCCAAAATCGCTTAGTTCGTTTTCTATCAGCACATCGGTAAGCAAGTAGGTTGGCGATACCTTGAGTTCGTCGCATAAGCTGATAAATACCGGCAGACTGGGCGTCTTTCGCTCTGCTTCGATTTGGCGAAGATAAGTCGCATTGATGTGACATAATTCCGCTAATTGTTCGCCGGTCAGTCCACGGCTGATTCGCGCCGTTTTCACGCGCTGTCCCATCAGAAGCTTCATATTTTATCCCTCTTTTAAGTTCTATTGTATATTCATTATAAATGTTCTTGCATCATTTTGCTGTCTGCGTTATAGAGCTATTGACTAATATTTTGAGCAAACATATAACAATAACGCTCTTGTGCATTGCATAGAGGCATGTCGCCGTAATGCGCAGTCGACCCGACTAAACAAAATGAATATAAAAGAGGAAACTCGCTTTGCTCGCGATAAAATGCGCGGCGGTAGCCGCGTGCGGCGGGCTGGGGCAGCCCGCCCTACAGCCTCGGTGCGTGATCGCCCATTTACGGCAACGCCAACCGTTTAGCGTAGGGCGGAGTGACCGCACTCCGCCGAAAACGAAGCGCCGAGGCATGTGGGCGCTTAAAACAGGCCGGTCCGGCCGAGCGGAGTAACCCGTCCACTGAATCCCTAGGCACTCGGTACGGCACGCAGCAAACCGCATGCATAGCAAAAGGTCGGCAAGCGCCGCCCCCATACAGGAGAAGGGAAAAGAATGGAGGTCAAGGGGGAAGGAAAAGCCGCAGGTTGTTCCTTCCCCTTTGCCCCCGCGCCGGGCGGCGCAATCGTCCTTCGCGGCTACTGCCGCGCATTTCATCGCGAGCGCAGCGAGCCTCCAAAAATAGCGAACCGCCGAGCCACGCACCGCATGAACGCCCGCCCTTACGCCCCCCATCAGTCACGGCTTCGCCGTGCCAGCTTCCCCTCGTCGGGGGAAGCCCAAATCGTGTACACCTCTCAGGTTGTTTCTCCCCCCTTTGCCTCCGCGCCGGGCGGCGCACAATCTTAGGCGCCGCATTTTGTATTTGTCTTATATCAGGGGAAATGCTATAATATAGGCAACAAAGGCAACAATATGTTAGAATATGTACCGGAATGCGGAGGTAAGACGCTTGCTTACGATCAGTCAATATGTGAAGGCCGAAAGCCTCGACGAGGCTTACGAGCTTTGCCAAAAGAAAAACAACGTGGTGCTGGGCGGTATGCTCTGGCTGAAAATGCAGCGGCGGAAGGTCGGCACGGCGATCGACCTTGGCGCGCTGGGGCTGGACACGGTGGAGGAAACCGCGGACGAATACCGCATCGGCGCGATGGTGCCGCTGCGCGCGCTGGAAACCCACGCGGGCCTGCACGCGCTGACGCAGGGCGCGATGGCCGGGGCGGTGGAGCATATCGTCGGCGTGCAGTTTCGTAACTGCGCGACGGTAGGCGGCAGCTTATACGGCCGCTTTGGCTTTTCCGATGTGCTCACGCTGTTTTTGGCGCTGGACGCAAAGGTGGAGCTGCACCGCGCGGGGATCATGCCCCTTGCGGCATTTGTGGACATGCCGCGCACCACGCGCGATATCTTGGTGCGCGTCATCGTGCCGAAAACGGAAAAGCGCGTCGTTTACCTGTCGCAGCGCAATGTTTCCACCGATTTTCCCGTGCTGACCGTGGCGCTCGCCGAGCAGGGCGGGGCGTACACCTGCGCGGTCGGCGCGCGGCCCATGCCCGCCGTGGCGTTTCACGATGATAAGGGCTTTTTCGGGTCCGGCGTGACCGAAGAGACCGCCCGCGCCTTTGCCGAGGACATCGCCGCGCGCTGCCCGGTGGGCGGCAACCGGCGCGCGGGGGCGGCATACCGCCGCGAAATCTGCCGGGTGCTGGTGCGCCGCGCCGCGATACAGCTGGGGGAGGGCTGACGAATGGAGATCAAACTGACACTGAACGGCAAGGCGCTGACCGCGTCCGTTGCCGCGGACACGCTGCTGCTTGATTTTGTGCGCGACCACGGATGTTACAGCGTCAAGCGCGGGTGCGAGACCGCGAACTGCGGCCTGTGCACCGTGCTGCTGGACGGCACGCCCGTTTTATCCTGCTCCGTCCTCGCCGCGCGGGCGGACGGGCGCAGCGTGCAGACGCTTGAGGGCCTACAGGACGAAGCTAAGGATTTCATCGGCTTTATCGCCGATCAGGGCGCGGAGCAGTGCGGCTTTTGCAACCCCGGCTTTGTGATGAACACCATCGCGCTGCTCCGCGAAAACCCCGACCCGACGGACGGGGAGATTCGCGCGTATCTCGCGGGCAACCTGTGCCGCTGCTCGGGGTACGAGGGACAGCTGCGCGGCATCCGCGCTTATTTAGATTTCAGGAAGGAGGGCTGACGGCAATGGAACAAAGCTACAAAACAGTCGGCAAGCCCATCCGCAAAAAGGACGCCATGCGCCTGCTGCTCGGCAAGCCCGCCTATGTGGACGATGTCACGCCGCGGGACGCGCTGGTGGTCAAGGTGCTGCGCTCGCCGCACGCGCACGCGCTGATTGAAGAGATCGACACGGACATCGCCATGAAGGTGCCGGGCGTCGTGTGCGCCTACACCTACCGGGACGTGCCGCAAAAGCGCTTTACCATGGCCGGGCAGACCTACCCCGAGCCGTCGCCCTATGACCGGCTGATTCTCGACCGGCGCGTGCGCTTTGTGGGCGACGCGGTCGCGGTGGTCGCGGGCGAAAGCGAAAAGGCGGTCGATCAGGCGCTGAAGCTGATCCGGGTCAAGTATCAGGTTTTGGAGCCGGTGCTCGATATCCACACGGCCAAGGACAACGCCGTTTTGGTGCACCCGGAGGAAAACTGGCGCTCGCTCTGCCCGGTCGGCGCGGACAACCGGCGCAACCTGTGCGCGAGCGACGCCTGCGAGGACGGCGATGTGGACGCGGTGCTCGCCGCCTGCGACGAGGTGATCGAGCACACCTATCATACCAAGGCGTGCCAGCAGGCCATGATGGAGACCTTCCGCACCTACACGGAGATCGACGCGTACGGCCGCCTGCATATCGTTTCCTCCACGCAGATTGTGTTCCACGTGCGCCGCATTCTGGCGAACGCGCTGGACATTCCAAAGTCCAAAATCCATGTGGAAAAGCCGCGCATTGGCGGCGGCTTCGGCGCGAAGCAAACGGTCGTGGCCGAGGTGTACCCCGCGCTCGTCACGTGGAAAACCGGGCGGCCCGCCAAAATGCTCTATACGCGCGAGGAGTGCCAGATCGCCGGTTCGCCCCGGCACGAGATGGAGGTCTCCGTCCGTCTGGGCGCGATGAAGGACGGCACCATACGCGCGCTCGATGTGTACACGCTGTCCAACACCGGCGCGTTCGGCGAGCACGGGCCGACCACGGTCGGCCTGTCCGGCCATAAGTCGATCCCGCTGTACACCGGCAATCTGGAAGCGTTCCGCTTCGCGTACGATGTGGTCTACACCAACGTGCAGGCCGCGGGCGCGTACCGGGGCTACGGCGCGACGCAGGGCACCTTCGCGGTCGAATGCGCGGTGAGCGAGCTTGCCGGTCGGCTGGGAATTGACCCGGTCGCCATCCGCGAGAAAAACATGGTGCGCGAGGGCCAGCGCATGCCCGCCTACTACGGCGAGCCCGCGAACGCCTGCGCGCTCGACCGCTG
Protein-coding regions in this window:
- a CDS encoding helix-turn-helix domain-containing protein, translating into MKLLMGQRVKTARISRGLTGEQLAELCHINATYLRQIEAERKTPSLPVFISLCDELKVSPTYLLTDVLIENELSDFGVLSDLWQSATPVQIQIVTAMVRSALEQL
- a CDS encoding FAD binding domain-containing protein; amino-acid sequence: MLTISQYVKAESLDEAYELCQKKNNVVLGGMLWLKMQRRKVGTAIDLGALGLDTVEETADEYRIGAMVPLRALETHAGLHALTQGAMAGAVEHIVGVQFRNCATVGGSLYGRFGFSDVLTLFLALDAKVELHRAGIMPLAAFVDMPRTTRDILVRVIVPKTEKRVVYLSQRNVSTDFPVLTVALAEQGGAYTCAVGARPMPAVAFHDDKGFFGSGVTEETARAFAEDIAARCPVGGNRRAGAAYRREICRVLVRRAAIQLGEG
- a CDS encoding (2Fe-2S)-binding protein; the protein is MEIKLTLNGKALTASVAADTLLLDFVRDHGCYSVKRGCETANCGLCTVLLDGTPVLSCSVLAARADGRSVQTLEGLQDEAKDFIGFIADQGAEQCGFCNPGFVMNTIALLRENPDPTDGEIRAYLAGNLCRCSGYEGQLRGIRAYLDFRKEG
- a CDS encoding xanthine dehydrogenase family protein molybdopterin-binding subunit; this translates as MEQSYKTVGKPIRKKDAMRLLLGKPAYVDDVTPRDALVVKVLRSPHAHALIEEIDTDIAMKVPGVVCAYTYRDVPQKRFTMAGQTYPEPSPYDRLILDRRVRFVGDAVAVVAGESEKAVDQALKLIRVKYQVLEPVLDIHTAKDNAVLVHPEENWRSLCPVGADNRRNLCASDACEDGDVDAVLAACDEVIEHTYHTKACQQAMMETFRTYTEIDAYGRLHIVSSTQIVFHVRRILANALDIPKSKIHVEKPRIGGGFGAKQTVVAEVYPALVTWKTGRPAKMLYTREECQIAGSPRHEMEVSVRLGAMKDGTIRALDVYTLSNTGAFGEHGPTTVGLSGHKSIPLYTGNLEAFRFAYDVVYTNVQAAGAYRGYGATQGTFAVECAVSELAGRLGIDPVAIREKNMVREGQRMPAYYGEPANACALDRCMARAKTLFDWEKKFPVRDMGNGKVRAAGVAMAMQGSGISGVDVGSATVKLSDDGFYNLTIGAADMGTGCDTILAQMAAECLECPVDDIAVFGADSDASPYDSGSYASSTTYVTGKAVEQACAELRERICRIASGMLNCAPDEVTFDGRAVHRLDGTAFVALGDIAAKSMCGSETAAQATCSHTSPVSPPPFMVGMAEIELDRETGAVELLDYVAVVDCGTPVNPNLARVQTEGGLVQGIGMALTENVTYDENGRIAENSLMEYKIPTRLDMGRLRVEFESSYEPTGPFGAKSIGEIVINTPSPAIAHAVARATGVWHRELPITPEKVLMGMMKRDA